A genome region from Nitrospirota bacterium includes the following:
- a CDS encoding putative glycoside hydrolase has translation MKHVLTAAGISFVVIFGLGVSSFFPNEDTFFSSKRPLNIISSNSLITGNPITEQRPPYPPFLRVEKPIVKGIHVTSWVAGDSKLRNNIIKLIDETELNTIVIDLKESDGRIAYEVVIPLAVSSGSIQKRIRNLDAVIEECKKHNIYKIARIVLFKDTYLAEKRPDLAIKNKKTGGVWRDYKGDAFTNPYLEEIQDYNLRLAEDAARRGFDEIQFDYVRFPSDGILRDIAYPEGHNEEKAIALISKFVEHAKKRLTPYNVKLSVDVFGLTTLSDGVGIGQNFKQLIDRADYISPMIYPSHYYKGSYGYKNPNAAPYEIVKDSLRDAIRKSKDETQPPDVVKNKIRPWLQDFTLGYPHYGPDQVKVQIKAAQEHGINEWLLWNPVVHYTREALQP, from the coding sequence GTGAAGCACGTTTTAACAGCAGCAGGCATTTCCTTTGTAGTTATATTTGGTTTGGGGGTGTCTTCATTTTTCCCGAATGAAGACACATTTTTTTCTTCAAAAAGACCTCTTAATATTATCTCATCAAACAGTTTGATAACCGGCAATCCGATAACTGAACAGAGACCGCCTTATCCGCCTTTTCTGCGTGTAGAAAAACCGATTGTAAAGGGGATCCATGTAACAAGCTGGGTAGCAGGCGATTCCAAGCTGCGAAACAATATAATTAAATTAATTGACGAGACTGAACTGAATACCATTGTCATTGATTTGAAAGAATCAGACGGCAGGATTGCCTATGAGGTTGTTATTCCGCTTGCAGTATCTTCAGGGTCTATTCAAAAAAGGATAAGAAATCTTGATGCTGTGATAGAAGAGTGCAAAAAACATAATATTTACAAGATTGCCCGGATAGTCCTGTTTAAAGACACATACCTTGCAGAAAAGCGGCCTGACCTTGCCATTAAAAACAAAAAGACCGGCGGGGTGTGGAGGGACTATAAAGGAGATGCCTTTACAAATCCTTATCTGGAGGAGATTCAGGATTACAACCTCAGGCTTGCAGAAGATGCGGCGAGGCGCGGGTTTGACGAGATACAGTTTGATTATGTCCGGTTTCCGAGCGACGGCATTCTTAGAGATATAGCCTATCCGGAAGGGCATAACGAAGAAAAGGCTATTGCCCTGATTTCAAAGTTTGTTGAACATGCAAAGAAAAGATTAACCCCATACAATGTCAAACTTTCAGTTGATGTGTTCGGCCTTACAACACTAAGTGATGGTGTCGGCATAGGTCAGAACTTCAAGCAGTTGATAGACAGGGCAGATTATATATCTCCGATGATATACCCGTCACACTACTATAAAGGTTCTTATGGTTATAAAAATCCGAATGCTGCCCCGTATGAGATTGTAAAAGATTCTTTAAGAGATGCCATAAGGAAATCTAAAGATGAGACACAGCCGCCTGATGTAGTGAAAAACAAGATAAGGCCCTGGCTGCAGGACTTTACCCTCGGTTACCCCCATTATGGCCCTGACCAGGTCAAGGTACAGATAAAGGCTGCACAGGAGCACGGTATAAACGAATGGCTTCTGTGGAATCCCGTAGTTCACTATACAAGAGAAGCCCTTCAGCCATAA
- a CDS encoding 30S ribosomal protein S18, which translates to MRERSDRRDRGERGDRSENGERGGDREFRPFYRRKICRFCLDKVTLIDYKDLQTLRTYVTDRGKIIPRRISGTCAKHQRDLTVSIKRARNIALLPFTERG; encoded by the coding sequence ATGAGAGAGAGAAGCGATAGGAGAGACAGGGGTGAAAGAGGAGACAGGAGTGAAAACGGTGAGAGAGGCGGGGACAGGGAGTTCCGGCCATTCTACCGCAGGAAGATATGCAGATTCTGTCTGGATAAAGTGACCTTAATTGATTACAAAGATTTACAGACACTGCGTACTTATGTGACTGACAGAGGAAAGATTATTCCCCGCAGGATTTCCGGTACATGTGCAAAACATCAGAGAGACCTTACTGTTTCAATAAAGCGCGCAAGAAATATAGCATTATTGCCGTTCACAGAAAGAGGTTAA